Within Oncorhynchus nerka isolate Pitt River linkage group LG8, Oner_Uvic_2.0, whole genome shotgun sequence, the genomic segment GACACGCAGCCTAATGCCTTATGTGTCACTGTCTTCCAGGAAGGGGATCACATAGGCCTGATGCACAAGGCCAGCGGAGCTCTTCACTTCTACATCAATGGCATCGACCAAGGTGAGAGACACGCCAGGAGCATCCGTCAATGTAACGAGGGATTGAATGGCTGTAGCGTGGCGTTGGAGGGATAGTCACTTAGTGCTCGTCCATTGGTATAGTAGTAACCTTGCGGCGACCTAAGGAGAGACAAACCATGAAGCGAAAATGCATGAAATATTTTATTTCATAACCATTTCAACAATGTGTATTTTTATGTTTTACATACTTGTTGTTATTTGATGTATTGCTTACATAATTGTCATGCAGTGCTGATTTTTGCCTCGTACAATGTAAAAATCATGGTCGTTTCAAGAAATGCATACAATTGCaaatcattatcatatttcaTCAATGACCTCAATTTGACCTCTGACCCTGCCCCTAGGCGTGGCGGCGGCCCAGACACCTCCCATGGTCTACGGAGTGGTCGACCTCTACGGCATGGCGGTCAAGGTGACCATCGTCCACAATCACAACCACAGCGACCGTCTGCGTCGCAACAACGCCATAATGCGGGCGCTGTCCCCCGACGTGGGCCGCCCCCGGCCCGCCCTCTCCCTCACCGCCGACCCTGACGCCACTGACCGCCTCCTCTTCCACACCAACTGTGGGCAAAAGGCGGCCATCATCAGTGAAGGCAGGACTGCTCTTCGCCCTCAGTACGTAACCATGGCTTTGTTCCAAACAATATTATTACCAACTGTCTGTAAGATTCAAATGGTCAGTTTACGGCCCTTTCTGTATTTGTAGGAAAGGACCAGTCGACTCCGTAGACAGTTTAGGATAAGGATATAATTTTCAACATCAGAAATACAGATATTTGTTTTCTCTAGAAGTAATGGTGCACTCCTATTACACTCTCACAGGTCAAAAATAGGAGCTATTCTTATGTGATGACCTCTGACCCTGCCTCCGAGGCGTGGCAACATTGTTGCAGTCCATTACCAACTCAATGACGACATTGTGCTTGCTCTTTGGGGCCTAGGCCAGGCTACTGTAAAAGTACTTTTTGACTCTAGCTGATGTTAAAGGGCCTTTATCAATAatgatgtgtatgtatgtatgtaggtgACATGCCTTATACAATATATTGCTAAATAGATAAAtgtataaattgatttgattgtgtGAATATTTCCTCGGGCAGTGCGACGGACGACTTCAACCACGGCGTGGTCCTGAGTGGCCGCCCACTGCGCTCCAACGAGGTGTTCCAGGTGCGCATCGACAAGATGGTGGACAAGTGGGCGGGCTCCATTGAGATTGGCGTGACCACGCACAACCCCGCCTACCTGCAGCTGCCCTCCACCATGACCAACCTGCGCTCAGGTAATACCAACCAATCAGGTAATACCATCCTCTTACCCCTAGACACCCCAGATAATACCGACCTCTTACCCCTAGACACCCCAGATAATACCGACCTCTTACCCCCTAGACACCCCAGATAATACCGACCTCTTACCCCCTAGACACCCCAGATAATACCGACCTCTTACCCCCTAGACACCCCAGATAATACCGACCTCTTACCCCCTAGACACCCCAGATAATACAGACCTCTTACCCCAGATAATACCGACCTCTTACCCCAGATAATACCGACCTCTTACCCCTAGACACCCCAGATAATACAGACCTCTTACCCCTAGATAATACCATCCTCTTACCACTAGACCCCCAGATAATACCGACCTCTTACCCCAGATTTTACCGACCTCGTGCCCCTAGACACTCCAGATAATACTAACCTCTTACCCCAGATAATACCGACCTCTTACCCCTAGACACCCCAGATAATACCGACCTCTTACCCCTAGACACCCCAGATAATACTGACCTCTTACGCTTAGACACCCCAGATAATACCGACCTCTTAGACACCCCAGATAATACAGACCTCTTACCCCTAGACACCCCAGATAATACAGACCTCTTACCCCCTAGACACCCCAGATAATACAGACCTCTTACCCCCTAGACACCCCAGATAATACTGACCTCTTACCCCAGATAATACCGACCTCTTACCCCTAGACACCCCAGATAATACCGACCTCTTACCCCTTAGACACCCCAGATAATACCGACCTCTTACCCCCTAGACACCCCAGATAATACCGACCTCTTACCCCTAGATAATACCATCCTCTTACCACTAGACCCCCAGATAATACCGATCTCTTACCCCAGATTTTACCGACCTCGTGCCCCTAGACACTCCAGATAATGCCAACCTCTTACCCCAGATAATACCGACCTCTTACCCCTAGACACCCCAGATAATACCGACCTCTTACCCCTAAACACCCAAGATAATACCACCTCTTACCCCTAGACACCCCAGATAATACCAACCTCTTACCCCTAGATAATACCGACCTCTTACCCCTAGACACCCCAGATAATACCGACCTCTTACCCCTAGACACCCCAGATAATACCGACCTCTTACCCCTAGACACCCCAGATAATACCGGCCTCTTACCCCTAGACACCCCAGATAATACCGGCCTCTTACCCCCTAGACACCCCAGATAATACCGGCCTCTTACCCCCTAGACACCCCAGATAATACCGGCCTCTTACCCCCTAGACACCACAGATAATACCGACCTCTTCTTTTTGGCTAGGTTGAGTTTCCACCTCATACCCTCTGAGCAGTGTCTATGGATAGGGGCTTTATTCATCTACTTTTTCATACtccaatgtacagtatgtttggAAAGAGGTATAGATTGACTGATGATGTTTCTCAGGGACGTGGATGATGACCGGGAATGGAGTGATGCACAACGGAACCACCATACTGGACGAGTATGGACACAACCTGGACCGACTCAAAGTGAGTGGGAAATCTACTTTAGAGTCGGCCTTATATTATCaaactctacccccccccccttctcttctcttttttACCCCTGTTGCTCTCACTCTTTCCCTCACTATCAACATATGACACTATCATTTTACTACTTACTGCCTCTTGTGTTTCGTAGTTGTCAATTTAACACTACGAGCTCTCTCTCCCAGGCGGGGGACACGGTGGGCGTGGTGCGTAAGGAGGACGGGAGCCTCCACTTCTTTGTGAACGGGGTGGCGCAGGGCCCGGCGGCGTGGAACATCCCGCCTAGTGTCTACGCCGTGGTGGACCTCTACGGCCAGGCCGCACAGGCCACAATCATGGACGACATGGGTGAGAGGGATGGGGGGGGTGTAGAGAGACGGGcgggaggaaggtagagaggtTCACAAGAACATTCTAAAGGCTGCTAGTGTGTCAACTAACTTTTTGTCTCCACAACCATTCATGActaaacccatctctctctctcccccctctccagcGGACCTCCCCCCTCTCCCAGACGACAGCTCGGAGGGCCCCACCGTCATGTCGCCCGGCAGCCCATGCTCGGTTGCCGGGGGCAACAGTGCCAACGACCTGCGCTTCCACCAGCTGCACGGCACCAACGCCGTGATCACCAACGGGGGGCGCACTGCCCTCAGACAGAACTGTCGCTCTGAGTTCAACGACGCCATCGTCATCTCCAACAGGtcagtgtgacacacacacacacaatcgtcATTTCCAATAGGTcaaaaggtacacacacacacacacaccacttgtgTGTGTCAAGACTGTGTGTTGTCCATTGCTAGGTGCCTTCGAGACGGAGAGCTCTTTGAGATAGTCATTCAGAAGATGGTGGACCGTTGGTCGGGGTCAATAGAAGCAGGTAAGATAATGGCAGGTAAGGCGTCTCTATTTTACCCCTCTCAAACTTCACACAGCCCTATCCACACCCACAGCAGAGGGGtgatgtgtttgtctgtgtgtgttctgtccaggTGTGACTTCCATCAGGCCAGAAGAGCTGGAGTTTCCGAACACCATGACGGATATAGACTACGACACCTGGATGCTTAGGTAAGGGTTTATGTTTGTTTGTGTTCAAACCCAGGTGTCCTGCTGCGCGCCTGGGAGCTAATGAAACGTTTTCAGGTCTCTTTGGACATGCGTGGTTCACCTAGCTGTCTTTGTTACGCCTGAAGAAACAGTAATTCAAACGTTTTATCTCCCCCCTCGCACTCCAGTGGCACGGCCATCATGCAGGACGGCAACACCATGCGTAACAACTACGGCTGTGACCTGGACTCCCTGACCACGGGCAGTAGGATCGGCATGATGCGCTCGGCCACCGGCGACCTCCACTACTACATCAATGGGGTGGACCAGGGTGTGGCCTGCACCGGACTGCCGCCAGATAAAGGTGAGTGGAACCAGTTGTCATGTACATCTTATCACAACCCCATGTACAGTGCcctcaagtattcagaccccttgactttttccacattttgttaccttacggccttattctaaaatggattcaattgttttgtcCCCCTCatcagcctacacacaatactccatcatGACCAAGCAAAAAtgggtttagaaatgtttgctaacttgttacaaataaaaaaactgacAGCATTTACATGCGTATTCAGACcttctactcagtactttgttgaagcacctttggcagcgattacagcattgagtcttcttgggtatgacgctacaagcttggcagacctgtatttggtgagtttctcccattcttctctgtagatcctctcaagctctgtcatgttggatgtggagcgtcgctggacagctatttttaggtctctccagagatgtttgatcgggtttatgaccgggctctgtctgggctactcaaggacattcagagacttgtcccgaagccactcctgcattgtcttggctgtgtggcttagggttgttgtcctgttggaagctgaaccttcgccccagtctgaggtcctgagcaggttttcatcaatgatctctctgtacattgctctgttcgtctttgcctcaatcctgactagtctctcagtctctgccgctgaacaacatcccgacactgtcaccaccatgcttcaccgtacagatggtgccaggtgtcctccagacTTGATGCGTGGCATTCAGGCCTacgagttcagtcttggtttcatcagaccagagaatcttgtttctctggtctgagagtctttaggtgccttttggcaaactccaggcgGGCTgtcgtgtcttttactgaggagtggctggtggagtgcttcagagatggttgtccttctggaaggttctcccatctccacagaggaactctagagctctgtcagagtgaccatcgggttcttggtcacttccctgaccaaggcccttctctctgaTTTGAATCCGTTTAGCTgggcggccagttctaggaagagtcttggtagttccaaacttcttccatgtaagaatgatggaggccactgtgttcttggactttcaatgctgcagacatttttttggtacctttccccagatctgtgcctcgacacaatcctgtctcggagctctacggacaattccttcgacctcatggcttggtttttgctctgacatgcaccgtcaactgtgggacattttaTATagaccaaatcatgtccaatcaatttaatttaccacaggtggactccaagttgtagaaacatctcaagaatgatcaatggaaacaggatgcagctgagttcaatttcaagtctcatagcaaagggtctgaatacttatgtaaataaggtatttctatttttttatttgcgaaaatgtctaaacctgcttttgctttgtcattatagggtattgtgtgtcgattgctgAGGATTATATTtattttcatccattttagaataaggctgtaacgaaatgtggaaaaagtcaaggggtctcaaTACTTTTCCGACGGCACTGTATGTGCTAGGGGTCTCATGAATTGATTAAAATGGAATTGATAGTGTCCTGAAGCCATTCCTGCGCTTTCTTGGCTGTTTGCTAAGGGTCTTTTTAGTTAGCTGCCACAAGCATCTCTGAATAAATACACTTAGCAGCTCTTTTATGCTAAAATATCACTGCTATTTAGTTATTTTACTTTTTATTTATCAATATTTGTctcattaagattaattgtcttTGTCAAGGGAGACTTTCCAAaacactctccttccctccctccctccattagaGGTGTATGCGGTGATAGACCTGTACGGTCAGTGTGTCCAGGTGTCCATCACCAGTTCCTCTGGCCCTCTGGACAACAGTCTGTGTACCAGCAACATAACAGAGAAGAGCTTCCCCATACACTCACCAGGTACGCACCACGGacgtgtgtgttttctctcaggtTCCGGATTGACGTAAATTGTTAAACAACAGACCGCAAATGAACTGGCTCACATCTCCTTTTcccctgtgcgtgtgtgtgtgtgtgtgtgtgtgtgtgtgtgtgtagtggcagGTGTGGCCCACCGGCTTCACAGTAAACATGGTAAGAACGTGGTTCTGCTGGGAGAGGGTTGCCAGGCCGTCCGGGTAGGAGGATACGCTCATGGCATCGTCTTCAGTGCCAAGGAACTCAAAACAGACGAATTGTTCGAGGTGAGCCAAGGCAGGGGGAATACCATGGAGATATGTATTCAAGGTGTGAAAGTAGAGTTGCTGGGGTGGAGTTTAgcatcgtttttttttttttgtgaaggtcttatacagtgccttcggaaagtattcagaccccttgactttttccacattttgttaagttacagccatattctaaaatgtattcattaaatgttttcctcgtcaatctacacaataccccataatgacaaagggaaaaaagtttattttgacatttttgcaaatttatttaaaaaacaagaaccgatacctttgccatgagacttgaaattgagctcaggtgaattctgtttccattgatcatccttcagatgtttctacaacttgattggagtccacatgtggtaaattcaattgatcggacataatttggaaaggcacacacctgtctatataaggtcccacagttgacagtgtatgtcagagcaaaaaccaagccatgaggtcaaaggaattgtccgtagagctccgagacaggattgtgtcgaggcacagatctggggaagggtaccaaaaaatgtctgcagcattgaaagtccaagaacacagtggcctccatcattcttaaatggaagaagtttggaaccacaaagactcttcctagaactagCCGCCCAGCCAAACGGATTCAAatcagagaagggccttggtcagggaagtgaccaagaacccgatggtcactctgacagagctctagagttcctctgtggagatgggagaaccgtgttcttgggggccttcaatgctgcagacattttttggtacccttccccagatctgtgcctcgacacaatcctgtctcggagctctatggacaataccttcgacctcatgtcttggtttttgctctgacatacactgtcaactgtgggaccttatatatagacaggtgtgtgcctttccaaattatgtccgatcaattgaatttaccacaggtggactccaaggtatcggttcttgttttttaaataaatttgcaaaaatgtcaaaagaaacttgtttttcctttgtcattatggggtattgtgtagattgacgaggataACATTtaatgaatacattttagaatatggctgtaacttaacaaaatgtggaaaaagtcaaggggtctgaatactttctgaatgcactgtaggtgaTTGTAATTGAGGAATCGTAAATGACATTTTTTTCCATCCAGAAAAACAAGTTAATTCTTTCACTCCATTTTTGCCATCCCTAGTACTCGtcatcttcttcctctctcttcttcctttccCACCATCCCAACCCCCAGGTGAAGATAGACGAGGTAGATAACCAGTGGTCTGGTTCCCTCCACATGGGTCTGACTAGCCTGGCCCCCCCAGAGTTGCCCTCCTGCCCCATGTCGGGCCTGTCCCCCTCCCTCACACAGCTCCGCGCCAAGGTCACCTGGCTGCTggcagggtcagaggtcagacgcAATGGGGTCCTCCAAAGACAGAACTACGGGGCATCCCTGGACAGATTGacggtgagagaaggagaggggagggagtggagaaGGAACGTGTCAGAGAGAACTTGGATGTAAAGATGGTGACTAGAGTGTTGTGAAAAACTATCCAAAAAGTAGGCAGAGACTATTGGAGTATAATAATGAACCTATAATCAAGCAGCTTCAGGGGAGATCCATCTCTGAGCATAGTCAGAGAAAGAACTCCCCTGCAGCTACTTGATTTAAAGGTTCATTATTATACTCCCAATAGTCTCTAAAAAATGTGTGCATTTGGAACGGATAGAAGGATCGCGATGAGTACAGAAATTGGCAAGTGTGTACTGGTAATAGGATGGGTACTGAGATGAATTCTCTGTGTCTAGGTGGGGAACCGCGTGGGCGTGAAGAGATGCAGTGATGACACAATGCACGTCCTCATCGACGGAGAGGACATGGGAACAGCTGCTACCGCTGTggccaaggtacacacacacacacacacacacacacacacacacacacacacacgtgtgagtATGTTCAAttaacacgcacacaaacacttcATGAACGTACAAACTGTTCTCTCATCCACACACGTCATATGTGTTcaattctcacacacacacaccacaccaccaacCCACTaacccccacctctttctcccctccctgtaGAATGTCTATGCGGTGCTGGACCTGTATGGTCGAGTGACGGCTGTGTCCATTGTCAGTTCCTCAGTGCTGGAGGATGCAGAAAGCATCAaggccccctccctctcctcagacaGCTGCAGTGACGGCGAGGAGGACAGCACGCCGGTGAGAGACACAAAGGGATGTAGTgggatgggagactgagggatgggagactgagggaTGTAGTGGGATGGGAGACTGTgggatgggagactgagggatgggagactgggagactgatgGTGGGATGGGAGACTGCGGGATGTGGGATGGGAGACTGATGGGATGTATGTGGGGATGAGACTGGGGATGACTGATGGgggatgggagactgagggaTGTAGTGGGATGGGAGACTGTgggatgggagactgagggaTGTAGTGGGATGGGAGACTGTgggatgggagactgagggatgtagtgggatgggagactgagggatgtagtgggatgggagactgagggatgtagtgggatgggagactgagggatgtagtgggatgggagactgagggatgtagtgggatgggagactgagggaTGTAGTGGGATGGGAGACTGCGGGATGTAGTGGGATGGGAAGGCGAGACAGTTGGACAGCATGTTTTTGCCTGGACCAAATATCTCCAAGTACAGTAGGAAGCCAGCATTTGCTCCACAGGTGGTTTAAGATAAGCACGAATTGAGCAACTGAAGTAAACATTAGCTTGTTGATTTATCTCTCacttgcccccccatctatccaTCAGGTTGGGAGCAGTAAGCTAGCCCTGGTGCCCAACACTGTCATGGCCTTCCTGGAGAACCATGGGAAGAACATCCAGCTGTCCAATCAGAACCTGACGGCCGCCCGTGTCTCCAGCTACAACCAGGGCCTTCTGGTCACAGCACAACCCCTGCCCAGACAACAACTGTTCCAGGTAGCtacactgttgtgtgtgtgtttctggatttttttgaTTGGGGCAGCGTCGTTGTTTAGGGAcacattatatattatagtgcTTTCTGCCGCTATTGTTTGTGACTGACAGTCCGAATGTCTCTGTTGCCATAGTTTCAGATCGACCGCCTGAACCCGTCGTGGACGTCGTCCTTGTCACTAGGGGTGATAGGTCACTCCCCCGACCGCCTCAACTTTCCCTCCACGGCGTGCTGTCTGAAACGCTCTGCCTGGCTGCTGCAGAGAGACTCTGTCTTCCACAACTCACTGAAGGTACTGGAGTCGCTGTCTCTCACTCAGCTCCCTTCACAACTCACTTTCTACTTTTGAGAACATTTTGTCATTTCAAATGAACAACCTGATTGATTGTTTGATTAGTCCTCTTTCCCTTCCCTCCATCACTTCACCCCCCCTTCCTCCATCCCAGATCTGTGAGAACTATGGTCCTAACCTGGACACATGTCCAGAGGGTACAGTATTGGGTCTACTAGTGGATGGGAACAGCTGTCTGCACCTCCATGTGAACGGGATGGACCAGGGGGTAGCAGCCCAGGACATCCCCACCCCCTGCTACCCCCTCATAGACCTCTATGGGCAGTGTGAACAGGTACGTCTGTCACCCTCCCACCCAAAACCGTCTGAATCTGAAGAGGATGAGGAAGGTAATTTCTACCTGCTTAGTGTAGCCACTGATATAACCCCCGGTAATGCATTTGAATGATAATTAACAGTCCCAGTGGAAAACCAAACTGCCACCCAAGCATCCCTCTGCgttagaaaaaataaataaataataacttcTACACAAACACAGGGTGTTTcccaaatggttccctatatGGTACACTACCTTTGACCCGAGCCCTATAGCCcctggtagtagtgcactataaagggagtagggtgccattttagacaAGTCCTACTCAGATCCACTTTTAGATCAGTAGCTAGGAACTAATCTGCTAGTATGTTGCTCTATGTTCTCTAATCCTGAAATACTTCCACCTGGCCGAAGTCATAATCCCAATCTCATTTAGACACTCCATCCCTCAGTAGGTCTGTAACTCTAATCCCAGCCCCCCTGCCAGGCTGGGTTTAATAATCTGTCGCCCGGCCTGGCCCTTACAACGTAATCTGTTGTCACACTTCCCGAGGGCCGACCGAAGTCAAGTCAGTGACACGCTCTGATGTCGTTGGCAGGTTACAATCGTGACTGACAACGTGCCAACCGTGGGAGGGGAGAGCGGCGAGGCGCGTTGCCAAGGCGACATGGAGAAGGCGGACATGGTTGACGGTGAGAAGACGATGATGTCAACTCATTGCAGGCCTTTTACAGTTGATGTTCAAAATGTCTTTCATATTAAAAGTTACTTTCATGTGTTCTGTAGATGCAAAGTTGACCAAGTTATTGTCCTTGTTGGCATCACGTTCTTTGACAGTAAAACGTTTTAACTTCTAAGTAATATCAAGCTCTGTATACATCTCTTATTGGCCTCAACCGGTGCTACCCTTTGACCTTTGCTATCTGACCTCCAGGGATCAAAGAGAGTGTGTGCTGGACGCCCCCTCCAGAGGTCAACCCCAACAAGACCTGTGAATATCAGGCCCTGTGCTCGCGCTTCAAGGACCTGCTCACGCTGCCAGGTGAGTACCCCACAcactttttacatttatttttttaaagctaaACTTTCTTTTTGCCTGATTAACCTCTGGTGGCAgaacattccatgatgacatggctcGATACATAACTGAACGACGCATTAAATCTGTTTTTTGTTTTGGGTACAGTAAAGAACCCATAGTGGCCTGTCTGGTGGAGTATGTATGTCTGTTTTGAAGTGTATGCAATAGATTAGACAAGCGGTTAGCCATTTTCAACACACAAATGTTTATTTAAAAAGACTGGAAGAGAAGTAGTCAATTTCTCCTCAACCATGAAAGACTATGATGCATGTGGTTGTTAGTTCTGTGTGCGCAGTTAAGGGCAAGGCATTCTGCTCGGTTGTGAGCCATCTAGGTATTTCTTTGCTGTGCCTGACCATATTAGTGGACAGTAATCAACATGGGACAAGACCAGAGCCTTAACAACTTGTACAGTTGATCTTTGTGCCAAAAATGCAGAACATCTAATTccgaaatcatgggcattaatatggagttggtcctccctttgctgctataactgcctccaatcttctgggaaggctttccactagatgttggaatgttgctgcggggacttgtttccattcagccgcaagagcattagtgaggtcgggcactgatgttgggcgatttaggcctggctcgcagtcagcgttccaattcaggtcagggctctgtgcaggccagtcaagttcttccacgccgatctcaacaaaccatttctgtatggacctcgctttgtgcacaggggcattgttatTCTAAAACagggaagggccttccccaaatccttgtgccacaaagttggaagcacagaattgtctagaatgtcattgaatgctgtagcattaagatttccctgcACTGGGaaaaaaaggggcctagcccgaaccatgaaagcaagcccagaccattattcctcctccaccaaactttacagttggcactatgcattggagcaggcagcgttctcctggcatccaccaaacccggATAGGCCATCGTACTATCAGATTGTGAAGCgtggttcatcactccagagaagatgtttccactgctccagacgcaagctttacaccactgcagccgacaccttggcattgcgcatggtgatcttggaCTTgggtggctgctcggccatggaaacccatttcgtgAATCTCccatgaacagttcttgtgctgaagttgcttacagaggcagtttggaactctgttgcaaccgaggacagaagttctgttctgtgagcttgtgtggcctactactttgcggccgagccgttgttgctcctagacgtttcaacttcacaataaca encodes:
- the LOC115133512 gene encoding neuralized-like protein 4 isoform X3 produces the protein MAAELHPRSGKLIGLSNSNRTAQRNQPVQEFNHGLVLSREPLRDRDVFTVRIDKKVNSWSGSVEIGVTALDPACLDFPSSATGLKGGSWIVSGCSVLRDGRSVLEEYGRDLDQLAEGDRVGIQRSARGELHLWVNGHDCGAAATGLPTRLWAVVDLYGKCTQVTVVSCEPPSSMERDTERETVEGHEEVVVCGVREGDTEDLTSVVNLAAATNGTTEEVPELPPIHNRPDKFPNNIEPETALTEHQLFDVFNNAIVSLYRSEDEGGGGRDLGGGTGTDSGTGGRGDRGSSSGGGAVNSNSSDSGAGTGNTGSTNISPAGGAGLGAVTGGMMTNDALLFHEKCGTLIKLSNNNKTAERRRPLDEFNNGVVMTNRPLRHNEMFEIRIDKLVDKWSGSIEIGVTTHNPNNLDYPATMTNLRSGTIMMSGCGILTNGKGTRREYCEFSLDELQEGDHIGLMHKASGALHFYINGIDQGVAAAQTPPMVYGVVDLYGMAVKVTIVHNHNHSDRLRRNNAIMRALSPDVGRPRPALSLTADPDATDRLLFHTNCGQKAAIISEGRTALRPHATDDFNHGVVLSGRPLRSNEVFQVRIDKMVDKWAGSIEIGVTTHNPAYLQLPSTMTNLRSGTWMMTGNGVMHNGTTILDEYGHNLDRLKAGDTVGVVRKEDGSLHFFVNGVAQGPAAWNIPPSVYAVVDLYGQAAQATIMDDMADLPPLPDDSSEGPTVMSPGSPCSVAGGNSANDLRFHQLHGTNAVITNGGRTALRQNCRSEFNDAIVISNRCLRDGELFEIVIQKMVDRWSGSIEAGKIMAGVTSIRPEELEFPNTMTDIDYDTWMLSGTAIMQDGNTMRNNYGCDLDSLTTGSRIGMMRSATGDLHYYINGVDQGVACTGLPPDKEVYAVIDLYGQCVQVSITSSSGPLDNSLCTSNITEKSFPIHSPVAGVAHRLHSKHGKNVVLLGEGCQAVRVGGYAHGIVFSAKELKTDELFEVKIDEVDNQWSGSLHMGLTSLAPPELPSCPMSGLSPSLTQLRAKVTWLLAGSEVRRNGVLQRQNYGASLDRLTVGNRVGVKRCSDDTMHVLIDGEDMGTAATAVAKNVYAVLDLYGRVTAVSIVSSSVLEDAESIKAPSLSSDSCSDGEEDSTPVGSSKLALVPNTVMAFLENHGKNIQLSNQNLTAARVSSYNQGLLVTAQPLPRQQLFQFQIDRLNPSWTSSLSLGVIGHSPDRLNFPSTACCLKRSAWLLQRDSVFHNSLKICENYGPNLDTCPEGTVLGLLVDGNSCLHLHVNGMDQGVAAQDIPTPCYPLIDLYGQCEQVTIVTDNVPTVGGESGEARCQGDMEKADMVDGIKESVCWTPPPEVNPNKTCEYQALCSRFKDLLTLPDGYFNEDAKYNLCYCESCHKLRGDESYYKRGEPPRDYALPFGWCRFALRIKAHCEVSSAFKKWHIAYHGTSVGALRRTLDHAQLLSGTSSIFSVSPAKMEGPNGYSEPEENSNSLPDRERDKEVPRVQLSPTMRYSGLEMFAPKVQFRDPRSHCCHQAQVGFQVCVRPGSYKVGPQNLGASEPLDPRFSNTEIEWITKEQGGTLLYGLLIRVE
- the LOC115133512 gene encoding neuralized-like protein 4 isoform X4, which codes for MAAELHPRSGKLIGLSNSNRTAQRNQPVQEFNHGLVLSREPLRDRDVFTVRIDKKVNSWSGSVEIGVTALDPACLDFPSSATGLKGGSWIVSGCSVLRDGRSVLEEYGRDLDQLAEGDRVGIQRSARGELHLWVNGHDCGAAATGLPTRLWAVVDLYGKCTQVTVVSCEPPSSMERDTERETVEGHEEVVVCGVREGDTEDLTSVVNLAAATNGTTEEVPELPPIHNRPDKFPNNIEPETALTEHQLFDVFNNAIVSLYRSEDEGGGGRDLGGGTGTDSGTGGRGDRGSSSGGGAVNSNSSDSGAGTGNTGSTNISPAGGAGLGAVTGGMMTNDALLFHEKCGTLIKLSNNNKTAERRRPLDEFNNGVVMTNRPLRHNEMFEIRIDKLVDKWSGSIEIGVTTHNPNNLDYPATMTNLRSGTIMMSGCGILTNGKGTRREYCEFSLDELQEGDHIGLMHKASGALHFYINGIDQGVAAAQTPPMVYGVVDLYGMAVKVTIVHNHNHSDRLRRNNAIMRALSPDVGRPRPALSLTADPDATDRLLFHTNCGQKAAIISEGRTALRPHATDDFNHGVVLSGRPLRSNEVFQVRIDKMVDKWAGSIEIGVTTHNPAYLQLPSTMTNLRSGTWMMTGNGVMHNGTTILDEYGHNLDRLKAGDTVGVVRKEDGSLHFFVNGVAQGPAAWNIPPSVYAVVDLYGQAAQATIMDDMADLPPLPDDSSEGPTVMSPGSPCSVAGGNSANDLRFHQLHGTNAVITNGGRTALRQNCRSEFNDAIVISNRCLRDGELFEIVIQKMVDRWSGSIEAGVTSIRPEELEFPNTMTDIDYDTWMLSGTAIMQDGNTMRNNYGCDLDSLTTGSRIGMMRSATGDLHYYINGVDQGVACTGLPPDKEVYAVIDLYGQCVQVSITSSSGPLDNSLCTSNITEKSFPIHSPVAGVAHRLHSKHGKNVVLLGEGCQAVRVGGYAHGIVFSAKELKTDELFEVKIDEVDNQWSGSLHMGLTSLAPPELPSCPMSGLSPSLTQLRAKVTWLLAGSEVRRNGVLQRQNYGASLDRLTVGNRVGVKRCSDDTMHVLIDGEDMGTAATAVAKNVYAVLDLYGRVTAVSIVSSSVLEDAESIKAPSLSSDSCSDGEEDSTPVGSSKLALVPNTVMAFLENHGKNIQLSNQNLTAARVSSYNQGLLVTAQPLPRQQLFQFQIDRLNPSWTSSLSLGVIGHSPDRLNFPSTACCLKRSAWLLQRDSVFHNSLKICENYGPNLDTCPEGTVLGLLVDGNSCLHLHVNGMDQGVAAQDIPTPCYPLIDLYGQCEQVTIVTDNVPTVGGESGEARCQGDMEKADMVDGIKESVCWTPPPEVNPNKTCEYQALCSRFKDLLTLPDGYFNEDAKYNLCYCESCHKLRGDESYYKRGEPPRDYALPFGWCRFALRIKAHCEVSSAFKKWHIAYHGTSVGALRRTLDHAQLLSGTSSIFSVSPAKMEGPNGYSEPEENSNSLPDRERDKEVPRVQLSPTMRYSGLEMFAPKVQFRDPRSHCCHQAQVGFQVCVRPGSYKVGPQNLGASEPLDPRFSNTEIEWITKEQGGTLLYGLLIRVE